A part of Streptomyces sp. DSM 40750 genomic DNA contains:
- a CDS encoding MFS transporter, which yields MPVDTTKSSTGDDAAPEDDARKAPRRGWRRWAMDTRPLRRPAYRRLWSSTIVTAVGSQLTAVAVPKQIYDITGSSAWVGYASLAGLLPLVVFALWGGAVADSVDRRTLLLITNTGIAVTSVLFWVQAVTGLESVWALMALLALQQAFFGLNSPARNASVARLVPADELAAAAALGSTVMQLGLVAGPLLAGALIPLIGLAELYLIDALALCITLWAVYKLPSLPPGDTATTRRAGWREVVAGFRYIALHKVLLLSFLADIIAMVLGMPRALFPQLADTTYAPYGEGLALGLLFAAIPIGAVVGGLMSGTFSRSDRHGLMVIAAVMAWGAAVTGFGLSTSLWFAVVFLAAAGVADMVSMVFRGAILLSAATDEMRGRMQGVFTVVVAGGPRLADVLHGTAGAAFGARTAVVGGGLLVMAAMLLLALVTPALRRYRI from the coding sequence ATGCCCGTGGACACCACCAAGAGCAGCACCGGCGACGACGCCGCCCCGGAGGACGACGCCCGGAAGGCACCCCGCCGGGGCTGGCGCCGCTGGGCGATGGACACCCGTCCCCTGCGCCGTCCCGCCTACCGGCGCCTGTGGTCCTCGACCATCGTCACGGCGGTCGGCAGCCAGCTGACCGCCGTCGCCGTGCCCAAGCAGATCTACGACATCACCGGTTCCTCCGCCTGGGTCGGGTACGCGAGCCTCGCCGGCCTGCTGCCCCTGGTGGTCTTCGCGCTGTGGGGCGGCGCGGTCGCCGACAGCGTGGACCGCCGCACCCTGTTGCTCATCACCAACACCGGCATCGCCGTCACCTCGGTGCTGTTCTGGGTCCAGGCCGTCACCGGCCTCGAATCGGTGTGGGCGCTGATGGCCCTGCTCGCCCTCCAACAGGCCTTCTTCGGCCTCAACTCACCCGCCCGCAACGCCTCCGTGGCCCGTCTGGTCCCCGCCGACGAACTGGCCGCGGCCGCCGCCCTCGGCTCGACCGTGATGCAACTGGGCCTGGTGGCCGGGCCGTTGCTCGCCGGTGCCCTCATCCCGCTCATCGGCCTGGCCGAGCTGTACCTGATCGACGCGCTGGCCCTCTGCATCACCCTCTGGGCGGTCTACAAGCTGCCCTCACTGCCGCCCGGGGACACCGCGACGACCCGGCGCGCAGGCTGGCGGGAGGTCGTCGCGGGCTTCCGCTACATCGCCCTGCACAAGGTGCTCCTGCTGTCCTTCCTCGCCGACATCATCGCGATGGTCCTGGGCATGCCCCGCGCACTCTTCCCACAGCTGGCCGACACCACGTACGCGCCCTACGGCGAAGGACTCGCCCTGGGCCTGCTGTTCGCCGCCATCCCGATCGGCGCCGTCGTCGGCGGACTGATGTCGGGCACCTTCTCGCGCTCCGACCGGCACGGCCTCATGGTCATCGCGGCCGTCATGGCCTGGGGCGCGGCCGTCACGGGCTTCGGGCTGAGCACCAGCCTGTGGTTCGCCGTGGTGTTCCTCGCCGCCGCCGGTGTCGCGGACATGGTCTCCATGGTCTTCCGCGGCGCCATCCTGCTGTCCGCCGCCACCGACGAGATGCGCGGCCGCATGCAGGGCGTCTTCACCGTGGTCGTGGCCGGCGGCCCCCGCCTCGCCGATGTCCTGCACGGCACCGCCGGCGCGGCCTTCGGCGCCCGTACGGCCGTCGTCGGCGGCGGTCTGCTCGTCATGGCCGCGATGCTCCTACTGGCCCTGGTGACACCGGCGTTGCGGCGGTACCGGATCTGA
- a CDS encoding alpha-ketoglutarate-dependent dioxygenase AlkB → MAMHLQGSLFDQSDDLRLGPLDGLRRRELSAGAWVDLLPGWLGGADALFTRLAEEVPWKAERRQMYEQVVDVPRLLAFYGAEVALPHPVLDEAREALSAHYAAELGEPFATAGLCYYRDGRDSVAWHGDRIGRGAREDTMVAILSVGDPRDLALRPHRGGETLRFPLGHGDLIVMGGSCQRTWDHAVPKSTRAVGPRISIQFRPQGVH, encoded by the coding sequence ATGGCCATGCACCTCCAGGGCTCCCTCTTCGACCAGTCCGACGACCTCCGCCTCGGCCCTCTCGACGGACTGCGCCGCCGTGAGCTGAGTGCCGGGGCCTGGGTCGATCTGCTGCCCGGGTGGCTCGGCGGGGCCGACGCGCTGTTCACGCGGCTCGCCGAAGAAGTGCCCTGGAAGGCCGAACGGCGGCAGATGTACGAGCAGGTCGTGGACGTACCCCGCCTGCTCGCCTTCTACGGCGCCGAGGTCGCCCTCCCGCACCCCGTCCTGGACGAGGCCCGGGAGGCGCTCTCCGCGCACTACGCCGCCGAACTGGGCGAACCCTTCGCCACGGCGGGCCTGTGCTACTACCGCGACGGCCGGGACAGCGTGGCCTGGCACGGCGACCGGATCGGGCGGGGCGCCCGGGAGGACACGATGGTGGCCATCCTGTCCGTGGGCGACCCCCGCGATCTGGCCCTGCGCCCGCACCGCGGCGGGGAGACCCTGCGGTTCCCGCTGGGGCACGGCGATCTGATCGTGATGGGCGGCTCCTGCCAGCGCACCTGGGACCACGCGGTACCCAAGTCGACGCGGGCGGTGGGGCCGCGCATCAGCATCCAGTTCCGCCCGCAGGGCGTGCACTAG
- a CDS encoding EamA family transporter: MEANTRWVALTAVAPVAWGTNYFVTHEYLPADSPLWGAALRALPAGLVLLALCRRRPRGAWWGRSALLGLLNVSVFFVLVYAASQLLPTSVASTVMAVAPLTMMLIAWPLVSERPGLAHLAGAAIGLGGVCLMLLTGEAGMSVPGILASAAAMFVSSFGHILTKRWNAGTDVLASTAWQLTAGGLLLLPVAAAVEGPPPTLSPQALLAFGYVTLIATALAFAAWFTGLRHLPAGTVGLIGLLNPVTGVLLGTAVAGETLTGRQLCGLGLVLTGVVLGRPARADRRGGDGPRGGARPSTPVPPSTTHRRTKIR; encoded by the coding sequence ATGGAAGCCAATACGCGCTGGGTGGCGCTGACCGCGGTGGCGCCGGTGGCCTGGGGGACCAACTACTTCGTCACCCACGAGTACCTCCCGGCGGACAGCCCCCTGTGGGGAGCGGCCCTGCGGGCACTGCCCGCCGGCCTCGTCCTGCTGGCCCTGTGCCGACGGCGGCCCCGCGGCGCCTGGTGGGGAAGGTCCGCGCTGCTCGGGCTGCTCAACGTGAGCGTGTTCTTCGTCCTCGTCTACGCCGCCTCCCAGCTGCTGCCGACGAGCGTCGCCTCGACCGTCATGGCTGTCGCTCCGCTGACGATGATGCTCATCGCCTGGCCCCTGGTCTCCGAACGGCCCGGCCTCGCGCACCTGGCCGGCGCCGCGATCGGGCTCGGCGGGGTCTGCCTCATGCTCCTCACCGGGGAGGCGGGCATGAGCGTGCCGGGGATCCTCGCCTCGGCCGCCGCCATGTTCGTCTCGTCCTTCGGCCACATCCTGACCAAGCGCTGGAACGCCGGGACCGACGTGCTCGCCTCGACCGCCTGGCAGCTCACCGCCGGAGGCCTGCTCCTCCTCCCGGTCGCCGCCGCCGTGGAGGGGCCGCCGCCCACACTCTCCCCGCAGGCGCTCCTCGCGTTCGGCTACGTCACCCTGATCGCCACCGCGCTGGCCTTCGCGGCCTGGTTCACCGGCCTGCGCCACCTGCCCGCCGGCACCGTCGGACTGATCGGACTGCTCAACCCCGTCACGGGCGTGCTCCTCGGCACGGCGGTCGCCGGAGAGACGCTGACGGGCCGCCAACTGTGCGGGCTGGGCCTGGTCCTGACCGGAGTCGTCCTGGGCCGCCCCGCACGCGCGGACCGCCGCGGGGGCGATGGGCCGAGGGGTGGCGCACGGCCGTCCACCCCGGTTCCGCCGTCAACCACCCACCGCCGTACGAAGATCAGGTGA
- a CDS encoding aldo/keto reductase produces the protein MEYVKLGSTGLDVSRICVGCMSFGAPDRGTHEWTLDEEASRPLIRQALDAGINFFDTANVYSDGTSEEIVGRALAEFARREEIVVATKVNGAMHQGPNAWGLSRKAIMTEIDNSLRRLGTDYVDLYQIHRFDPNTPVEETMEALHDVVKAGKARYIGASSMYAWQFAKMQSTARLNGWTRFVSMQNHYNLLYREEEREMLPLCEDQSVATLPWSPLARGRLTRDWGTVTERTETDSFGKTLYQEGDREIVDAVTRIAGEHGVPRARVALAWLLSRPTVTAPIVGATKPHHLDDAVASLDLTLTQKETEELERPYTPRAISGH, from the coding sequence ATGGAGTACGTGAAGCTCGGTTCGACGGGTCTGGACGTGTCCCGGATCTGTGTGGGATGCATGAGTTTCGGCGCCCCCGACCGGGGCACGCACGAGTGGACCCTGGACGAGGAGGCGTCACGCCCGTTGATCCGGCAGGCGCTGGACGCCGGGATCAACTTCTTCGACACGGCGAACGTCTACTCGGACGGCACCAGTGAGGAGATCGTCGGCCGCGCGCTCGCGGAGTTCGCGCGCCGCGAGGAGATCGTCGTCGCGACCAAGGTGAACGGCGCCATGCACCAGGGCCCCAACGCCTGGGGTCTGTCCCGCAAGGCGATCATGACGGAGATCGACAACAGCCTGCGGCGTCTCGGCACCGACTACGTGGACCTCTACCAGATCCACCGCTTCGACCCCAACACCCCGGTCGAAGAGACGATGGAGGCCCTGCACGACGTGGTGAAGGCGGGCAAGGCCCGCTACATCGGGGCGAGTTCGATGTACGCCTGGCAGTTCGCCAAGATGCAGTCCACCGCCCGCCTGAACGGCTGGACGCGCTTCGTGTCCATGCAGAACCACTACAACCTCCTCTACCGCGAGGAGGAGCGCGAGATGCTCCCGCTGTGCGAGGACCAGAGCGTCGCCACCCTGCCCTGGAGCCCGCTCGCCCGAGGCCGCCTCACCCGCGACTGGGGCACCGTCACCGAACGCACCGAGACCGACAGCTTCGGCAAGACCCTCTACCAGGAGGGGGACCGCGAGATCGTCGACGCCGTCACCCGCATCGCCGGCGAGCACGGCGTGCCCCGGGCCCGGGTCGCCCTCGCCTGGCTGCTGAGCCGGCCCACCGTGACCGCCCCCATCGTCGGCGCCACCAAGCCGCACCACCTCGACGACGCCGTGGCCTCCCTGGACCTCACCCTCACGCAGAAGGAGACCGAAGAGCTGGAGCGGCCCTACACGCCCCGCGCGATCAGCGGGCACTGA
- a CDS encoding NUDIX domain-containing protein: MTNKTVGVDIPDRRGRTGLDRTGRDLTGNPRVKVRDVTLLSSHWYVERTTTFDFQHADGTWSTQERETHDRGNGATLLLYDAERETVLLTRQFRYPVYVNGHPDGMLIETPGGLLDEEDEHPEVAVRREVVEETGHTIGEIQHVFDIYMSPGSVTERVSFYAASYGPSTRTHEGGGLDEEGEDIELVELPFRRALEMIRRGEIADAKTIMLLQWAALEGPFSAGSGS; encoded by the coding sequence ATGACCAACAAGACCGTCGGCGTAGACATCCCTGACCGCCGGGGCCGCACCGGACTCGACCGCACCGGCCGGGACCTCACCGGCAATCCGCGGGTCAAGGTGCGGGACGTGACACTGCTGTCCAGCCACTGGTACGTGGAGCGCACCACGACCTTCGACTTCCAGCACGCCGACGGCACCTGGAGCACCCAGGAGCGCGAGACGCACGACCGGGGCAACGGCGCCACCCTCCTCCTCTACGACGCCGAACGCGAAACCGTGCTGCTCACCCGGCAGTTCCGCTACCCGGTGTACGTCAACGGCCACCCCGACGGGATGCTCATCGAGACACCGGGCGGTCTGCTCGACGAGGAGGACGAACACCCCGAGGTCGCCGTGCGGCGCGAGGTCGTCGAGGAGACCGGACACACCATCGGCGAGATCCAGCACGTCTTCGACATCTACATGAGCCCCGGCTCGGTCACCGAACGCGTGAGCTTCTACGCCGCCTCGTACGGCCCGTCGACCCGCACCCACGAGGGCGGCGGCCTCGACGAGGAGGGCGAGGACATCGAGCTCGTCGAACTGCCCTTCCGGCGGGCCCTGGAGATGATCCGCAGGGGGGAGATCGCCGACGCCAAGACCATCATGCTGCTGCAATGGGCGGCGCTGGAGGGGCCGTTCAGCGCCGGAAGCGGATCCTGA
- a CDS encoding MarR family winged helix-turn-helix transcriptional regulator: MDERQPPLDRVARIQADWRRERPDVDVTPQGVIGRLHRLADRLTEELCLVYGRYGLSEGEFDVLCALRRAGEPFERAPGELAAHTMVTTGAMTKRIDRLERAGLVTRRRAEDDQRGRIVALTGPGRELIDEAFTDHMRNERRLLDLLTSAEAGSLETVLTAWLSRMEHPGPSDDG; the protein is encoded by the coding sequence ATGGACGAACGTCAACCACCGCTGGACCGTGTGGCCCGCATCCAGGCCGACTGGCGCCGCGAGCGGCCCGACGTCGACGTCACCCCGCAAGGAGTGATCGGCCGGCTGCACCGCCTCGCCGACCGGCTCACGGAGGAGCTCTGCCTCGTCTACGGCCGTTACGGGCTCAGCGAGGGAGAGTTCGACGTGCTGTGCGCGCTGCGCCGGGCCGGCGAGCCCTTCGAGCGGGCGCCCGGCGAGCTCGCCGCGCACACCATGGTCACCACCGGCGCGATGACGAAGCGGATCGACCGCCTGGAGCGGGCCGGGCTCGTCACCCGCCGCCGTGCGGAGGACGACCAGCGCGGCCGGATCGTCGCCCTCACCGGGCCGGGACGCGAACTCATCGACGAGGCGTTCACGGACCACATGCGCAACGAACGCCGTCTGCTGGATCTGCTGACATCGGCCGAGGCCGGGTCACTCGAAACGGTGCTCACGGCCTGGCTGTCCCGCATGGAGCATCCAGGCCCTTCCGACGACGGGTGA
- a CDS encoding FAD-dependent monooxygenase has product MKIACVGGGPASLYFSILMKRQDPSHDITVHERNPAGSTYGWGVTYWSELLDKLREKDPATALAISENSVHWNSGVAHVRDRTTVQPGDDGFGIGRRRLLELLAERARALGVRVEYEHEVTADDLPDADLVVAGDGVNSAVRERYAGHFGSDIALGRNAYAWLGTTKVYDAFTFSFQETGHGWIWAYAYPFSGEQSTCVIECSPKTLSGLGLDRLGEADGLALLEKLFADILDGHPLLGRAQGDGTAQWLNFRTLTNRAWHHGNVVLLGDAAHTTHYSIGAGTTLALEDAICLAEALAAHPEAEAALAAYERRRKSELLRLQSAARYSAQWYENIQRYIDLPPEQMFALLGQRHSPLLPYVPPQLYYRLDRAAGRLEALRRFKRWLGPKLARTSQSRALADRN; this is encoded by the coding sequence GTGAAGATCGCGTGCGTCGGCGGAGGGCCCGCAAGCCTGTACTTCTCGATCCTGATGAAGCGGCAGGACCCGTCCCACGACATCACCGTCCATGAACGGAACCCGGCCGGGTCGACGTACGGCTGGGGCGTCACCTACTGGTCCGAGCTGCTGGACAAGCTCCGCGAGAAGGACCCCGCGACGGCCCTCGCCATCAGCGAGAACTCCGTCCACTGGAACAGCGGGGTCGCCCATGTCCGCGACCGTACGACGGTCCAGCCCGGCGACGACGGTTTCGGCATCGGCCGGCGCCGCCTGCTCGAACTGCTCGCCGAACGAGCCCGGGCCCTCGGCGTACGCGTGGAATACGAGCACGAGGTCACCGCCGACGACCTGCCGGACGCCGACCTCGTCGTCGCGGGCGACGGAGTCAACAGCGCGGTGCGCGAGCGGTACGCCGGCCACTTCGGCAGCGACATCGCACTCGGCCGCAACGCCTACGCCTGGCTCGGCACCACCAAGGTCTACGACGCCTTCACCTTCTCCTTCCAGGAGACCGGCCACGGCTGGATCTGGGCCTACGCCTACCCGTTCAGCGGCGAGCAGAGCACCTGTGTCATCGAGTGCTCCCCGAAGACGCTGAGCGGCCTGGGCCTGGACCGGCTGGGTGAGGCGGACGGGCTGGCCCTGCTGGAGAAGCTCTTCGCCGACATTCTGGACGGCCACCCGCTGCTGGGCCGGGCCCAGGGCGACGGCACCGCCCAGTGGCTCAACTTCCGTACCCTGACCAACCGCGCCTGGCACCACGGCAACGTCGTCCTGCTCGGCGACGCCGCCCACACCACGCACTACTCCATCGGCGCCGGCACCACCCTCGCCCTGGAGGACGCGATCTGCCTGGCCGAAGCCCTCGCCGCCCACCCGGAGGCGGAGGCCGCGCTCGCCGCTTACGAGCGGCGCCGCAAGTCCGAACTCCTCCGGCTGCAGAGCGCGGCCCGCTACAGCGCCCAGTGGTACGAGAACATCCAGCGGTACATCGACCTTCCCCCGGAGCAGATGTTCGCCCTCCTCGGCCAGCGGCACTCCCCGCTGCTGCCGTACGTGCCGCCGCAGCTCTACTACCGCCTCGACCGCGCCGCCGGCCGACTGGAGGCCCTGCGCCGCTTCAAGCGCTGGCTGGGCCCGAAGCTGGCGCGGACGTCGCAGTCGCGTGCCCTCGCCGACCGGAACTAG
- a CDS encoding LysR family transcriptional regulator ArgP translates to MMSQLPLDLVRTLLAVVDEGTFDAAAGALHVTPSAVSQRVKALEQRVGRVLLIREKPVRPTDSGEVIVRFARQLARLEHDAQDALGLTGAGEATRVSIAVNADSLATWFLPALTRVPEELRPCYELLREDEQHTARLLREGLVMAAITSAPDAVAGCSVRALGRMRYVPCAAPAFAERWLGVGSGVRLQEVIVDAPVVFFDRRDEFQNAFVRRLTRGRPAGARRHYVPTSEGFVDAVVAGMGWGMVPAAQAERLLDTGRLVNLAPDRTAHAPLFWQQWKLDSPALTAVAEAVAAEAAETLDP, encoded by the coding sequence GTGATGTCTCAGCTTCCGCTCGATCTGGTGCGCACCCTGCTCGCGGTGGTGGACGAGGGCACGTTCGACGCGGCGGCCGGTGCGCTGCATGTGACGCCGTCGGCGGTCAGCCAGCGGGTCAAGGCGCTGGAGCAGCGGGTCGGCCGGGTCCTGCTGATCCGGGAGAAGCCGGTGCGGCCGACCGACTCCGGCGAGGTGATCGTCCGGTTCGCACGTCAGCTGGCCCGTCTCGAACACGACGCGCAGGACGCCCTCGGTCTGACCGGCGCCGGGGAGGCCACGCGCGTGTCGATCGCGGTGAACGCCGACTCGCTCGCCACCTGGTTCCTGCCCGCCCTGACCCGGGTGCCCGAGGAACTGCGCCCCTGTTACGAGCTGCTCCGCGAGGACGAGCAGCACACGGCCCGGCTGCTGCGCGAGGGGCTGGTGATGGCAGCGATCACTTCGGCGCCGGACGCCGTGGCCGGCTGCTCGGTGCGGGCGCTGGGCCGGATGCGGTACGTGCCCTGTGCCGCTCCCGCCTTCGCGGAGCGATGGCTCGGCGTCGGTTCGGGCGTGCGGCTGCAGGAGGTGATCGTCGACGCGCCGGTCGTGTTCTTCGACCGGCGGGACGAGTTCCAGAACGCCTTCGTCCGACGGCTGACGCGCGGCCGTCCGGCCGGCGCCCGTCGGCATTACGTGCCGACGTCGGAGGGCTTCGTCGACGCCGTGGTCGCCGGGATGGGCTGGGGCATGGTGCCCGCCGCCCAGGCCGAGCGGCTGCTCGACACCGGACGGCTCGTCAACCTGGCGCCGGACCGGACCGCGCACGCCCCGCTGTTCTGGCAGCAGTGGAAGCTCGACTCCCCCGCGCTGACCGCCGTGGCGGAGGCGGTCGCCGCCGAGGCCGCCGAGACGCTCGACCCCTGA
- a CDS encoding LysE/ArgO family amino acid transporter encodes MTALATGFGTGLSLIVAIGAQNAFVLRQGLHRAAVLPVVAICALSDAALIALGVGGVGAVVVAWPSALSAVALVGGGFLVVYGVLAARRVLRPGDDALRTENGTAGSRRRAVLTCLALTWLNPHVYLDTVFLLGSIAADQGSLRWTFGLGAAFSSLCWFAALGFGARLLSRFLSRPSAWRVLDGLVAVTMLALGGMLIAGA; translated from the coding sequence ATGACCGCCCTCGCCACCGGATTCGGCACCGGCCTCTCCCTCATCGTCGCCATCGGCGCCCAGAACGCCTTCGTCCTGCGCCAGGGACTGCACCGGGCCGCCGTGCTCCCGGTGGTGGCCATCTGCGCCCTCTCCGACGCGGCCCTGATCGCCCTCGGCGTCGGCGGGGTGGGCGCCGTGGTCGTCGCCTGGCCCAGCGCGCTGAGCGCCGTCGCCCTGGTCGGCGGCGGATTCCTCGTGGTCTACGGCGTCCTCGCCGCGCGTCGCGTCCTGCGGCCCGGCGACGACGCGCTCCGGACGGAGAACGGGACGGCGGGCTCCCGGCGCCGGGCCGTCCTCACCTGTCTGGCACTGACCTGGCTCAACCCCCATGTCTACCTCGACACCGTGTTCCTGCTCGGCTCGATCGCCGCCGACCAGGGGTCCCTGCGCTGGACCTTCGGCTTGGGCGCCGCCTTCTCCAGCCTCTGCTGGTTCGCCGCCCTCGGCTTCGGCGCCCGGCTGCTCAGCCGCTTCCTGTCCCGCCCGTCGGCCTGGCGCGTCCTCGACGGCCTGGTCGCGGTGACGATGCTGGCGCTCGGGGGCATGCTGATCGCCGGGGCGTGA
- the melC1 gene encoding apotyrosinase chaperone MelC1 codes for MPDITRRHALGAAVALAVTAGAPLTAAAADDHGDHGGHDGPEAFDEVYRGRRIQGRPAEGGGHHHGAVYAVFVDGVELHVMRNADGSWISVVSHYSPVPNPRAAARAAVDELQGARLVPFN; via the coding sequence ATGCCCGACATCACCCGCCGCCACGCGCTCGGAGCCGCGGTCGCGCTGGCCGTGACCGCCGGTGCCCCGCTCACCGCCGCGGCCGCCGACGACCACGGCGACCACGGCGGCCACGACGGGCCCGAGGCCTTCGACGAGGTCTACCGGGGGCGCCGGATACAGGGCCGCCCGGCCGAGGGCGGCGGTCACCATCACGGGGCCGTTTACGCCGTGTTCGTCGACGGGGTCGAGCTGCATGTGATGCGGAACGCCGACGGCAGCTGGATCAGCGTCGTCAGCCACTACTCCCCCGTGCCGAACCCGCGCGCCGCCGCCCGCGCGGCGGTCGACGAACTGCAGGGCGCCCGGCTCGTCCCCTTCAACTGA
- a CDS encoding AIM24 family protein, whose protein sequence is MKSDLFSNENMVQPAYAPGMSVQNAKSIKYAVNGEMLARQGAMIAYRGNLQFERKGQGVGGMLKRAVTGEGLPLMAVRGQGEAWFAHEAQNCFVVDIEPGDVFTVNGRNVLCFDASLSYDIKTVKGAGMTGGGLFNSVFTGQGRLGLVCDGNPLVIPVSPQLPVFVDTDAVVGWTAHLNTSLHRSQSFGSMIRGGSGEAVQLKLEGEGFVVVRPSELTPQKAQQH, encoded by the coding sequence ATGAAGAGCGATCTTTTCTCGAACGAGAACATGGTCCAGCCGGCGTACGCGCCGGGGATGAGCGTGCAGAACGCCAAGTCGATCAAGTACGCCGTCAACGGCGAGATGCTCGCCCGGCAGGGCGCGATGATCGCCTATCGCGGGAACCTGCAGTTCGAACGCAAGGGCCAGGGCGTGGGCGGCATGCTCAAGCGGGCGGTCACCGGGGAGGGGCTGCCGCTGATGGCGGTGCGCGGTCAGGGCGAGGCCTGGTTCGCGCACGAGGCACAGAACTGCTTCGTCGTCGACATCGAGCCGGGTGACGTGTTCACCGTCAACGGCCGCAACGTGCTCTGTTTCGACGCCTCGCTGTCGTACGACATCAAGACCGTGAAGGGCGCCGGTATGACCGGTGGCGGCCTGTTCAACAGCGTCTTCACGGGGCAGGGCAGGCTCGGTCTCGTCTGCGACGGCAACCCGCTGGTCATCCCGGTCTCGCCCCAACTGCCCGTGTTCGTCGACACGGACGCGGTCGTGGGCTGGACCGCCCACCTCAACACCTCGCTGCACCGCTCCCAGTCCTTCGGCTCCATGATCCGTGGCGGCTCCGGGGAGGCCGTGCAGCTGAAGCTGGAGGGTGAGGGGTTCGTGGTCGTGCGGCCGAGCGAGCTTACCCCGCAGAAGGCTCAGCAGCACTGA